One stretch of Clavibacter michiganensis DNA includes these proteins:
- a CDS encoding RelA/SpoT family protein, with the protein MTETTSSTASLRRLVPRLFSRAQPAGAVEQLIRTARLHHPKADMSLIERAYAVAERAHEGQKRKSGEPYITHPVAVAQILADLGIGPKTLAAALLHDTVEDTDYTLDMLRHDFGDEIAMLVDGVTKLDKLKYGDSAQAETVRKMVVAMSKDIRVLVVKLADRLHNARTWGFVESASAERKAKETLEIYAPLAHRLGISTIKWELEDLSFAVLYPKIYVEIENLVKQRTPQREEFVQQVIDSVNDDLRAAKIRGKVAGRPKQYYSIYQKMVVRGREFDEIYDLVGIRVLVDSLRDCYAVLGAIHARWTPVPGRFKDYIATPKFNLYQSLHTTVIGPKGRPVEIQIRTHEMHQRAEFGVAAHWKYKDRMNGGRAAEVSPQGDTDLAWLAHISDWQSETADPGEFLDSLRFEIGAKEVYVFTPHGKVIGLPAGGTPVDFAYAVHTDVGHRTMGAKVNGRLVPLENPLATGDVVEVFTSKNPDSGPSKDWLAFVKSARARNKIKQWFTKERREEAIEQGKDAIARAMRKQNLPLQKLMNQDAFSDVAQSMKYDDVAALYAAVGEGHVSTQSVIEKVLSSIQGDSGGEAEEVFAVTQRSRVSRNSDSGVLVRGAPDILVKLAKCCTPVPGDEIIGFVTRGAGVSVHQANCHNVDSLRAEPDRMIEVEWAPSSKSLFLVHIQVEALDRSGLLSDVTRVLSEHHVNILSASVSTSSNRLAISRFVFEMGDVTHLDRVLNAVRRIDAVYDVYRVNGG; encoded by the coding sequence ATGACGGAGACGACCTCGAGCACGGCTTCCCTCCGGCGCCTGGTGCCCCGCCTCTTCTCCCGGGCGCAGCCGGCCGGCGCCGTCGAGCAGCTCATCCGCACCGCGCGCCTGCACCACCCGAAGGCCGACATGAGCCTGATCGAGCGGGCCTACGCCGTCGCCGAGCGCGCGCACGAGGGGCAGAAGCGCAAGAGCGGCGAGCCGTACATCACCCACCCGGTGGCCGTGGCGCAGATCCTGGCGGACCTCGGCATCGGCCCCAAGACCCTCGCGGCGGCCCTCCTCCACGACACGGTCGAGGACACCGACTACACGCTCGACATGCTTCGCCACGACTTCGGCGACGAGATCGCCATGCTCGTCGACGGCGTCACGAAGCTCGACAAGCTCAAGTACGGCGACAGCGCCCAGGCCGAGACGGTGCGCAAGATGGTCGTGGCCATGTCGAAGGACATCCGCGTGCTCGTGGTGAAGCTCGCCGACCGTCTGCACAACGCGCGCACGTGGGGCTTCGTCGAGTCGGCGTCCGCCGAGCGCAAGGCGAAGGAGACCCTCGAGATCTACGCGCCGCTCGCGCACCGCCTCGGCATCTCGACCATCAAGTGGGAGCTCGAGGACCTCTCGTTCGCCGTGCTCTACCCGAAGATCTACGTCGAGATCGAGAACCTCGTGAAGCAGCGCACGCCGCAGCGCGAGGAGTTCGTGCAGCAGGTGATCGACAGCGTCAACGACGACCTGCGCGCCGCCAAGATCCGCGGCAAGGTGGCCGGCCGGCCGAAGCAGTACTACTCGATCTACCAGAAGATGGTCGTGCGCGGCCGCGAGTTCGACGAGATCTACGACCTCGTGGGGATCCGTGTGCTGGTCGACTCGCTCCGCGACTGCTATGCCGTGCTCGGCGCGATCCACGCCCGATGGACGCCCGTGCCCGGGCGCTTCAAGGACTACATCGCCACGCCGAAGTTCAACCTCTACCAGTCGCTCCACACCACCGTCATCGGTCCCAAGGGCCGCCCGGTGGAGATCCAGATCCGCACGCACGAGATGCACCAGCGTGCCGAGTTCGGCGTCGCGGCGCACTGGAAGTACAAGGACCGCATGAACGGCGGGCGCGCGGCCGAGGTGTCGCCGCAGGGGGACACCGACCTCGCCTGGCTCGCGCACATCTCCGACTGGCAGTCCGAGACCGCGGATCCGGGCGAGTTCCTCGACTCCCTGCGCTTCGAGATCGGCGCGAAGGAGGTCTACGTCTTCACGCCGCACGGGAAGGTCATCGGCCTGCCCGCCGGCGGGACCCCGGTGGACTTCGCGTACGCCGTGCACACGGACGTCGGCCACCGCACCATGGGCGCGAAGGTGAACGGGCGGCTGGTGCCGCTCGAGAACCCGCTCGCCACGGGCGACGTGGTCGAGGTGTTCACGTCGAAGAACCCCGACAGCGGTCCGAGCAAGGACTGGCTCGCGTTCGTGAAGAGCGCCCGCGCGCGCAACAAGATCAAGCAGTGGTTCACCAAGGAGCGGCGCGAGGAAGCGATCGAGCAGGGCAAGGACGCCATCGCCCGCGCCATGCGCAAGCAGAACCTGCCGCTGCAGAAGCTCATGAACCAGGACGCGTTCTCGGACGTGGCGCAGAGCATGAAGTACGACGACGTCGCGGCGCTCTACGCGGCCGTCGGCGAGGGCCACGTCTCCACGCAGTCGGTGATCGAGAAGGTGCTCTCCTCCATCCAGGGCGACAGCGGCGGGGAGGCCGAGGAGGTCTTCGCCGTCACGCAGCGCTCGCGCGTGTCGCGCAACAGCGACTCCGGCGTGCTCGTGCGCGGCGCCCCCGACATCCTCGTGAAGCTCGCCAAGTGCTGCACTCCGGTGCCGGGCGACGAGATCATCGGGTTCGTGACCCGGGGCGCAGGCGTCTCCGTGCACCAGGCCAACTGCCACAACGTGGACTCGCTGCGCGCCGAGCCCGACCGCATGATCGAGGTGGAGTGGGCGCCGTCGTCGAAGAGCTTGTTCCTGGTGCACATCCAGGTCGAGGCGCTCGACCGCTCGGGGCTCCTCAGCGACGTGACGCGTGTGCTGTCGGAGCACCACGTCAACATCCTCTCCGCGTCCGTCTCGACGTCGTCCAACCGGCTGGCCATCAGCCGCTTCGTCTTCGAGATGGGCGACGTGACGCACCTGGACCGCGTGCTCAACGCGGTGCGCCGCATCGACGCGGTGTACGACGTGTACCGCGTCAACGGCGGCTGA
- a CDS encoding rhodanese-like domain-containing protein, which produces MTSAQGAGVPEDLDAATAKARTTTGDSWLLDVREPDEWQAGHSAVAHHIPMGELEARVGEIPTDRHIAVVCRSGHRSGIATQALLRGGFAASNITGGMHAWSEMGGDVVTDDGQPGRVA; this is translated from the coding sequence GTGACGAGCGCGCAGGGCGCGGGCGTCCCCGAGGACCTCGACGCGGCCACCGCGAAGGCCCGCACCACGACGGGGGACTCCTGGCTCCTCGACGTGCGCGAGCCCGACGAGTGGCAGGCGGGGCACTCCGCCGTCGCCCACCACATCCCCATGGGCGAGCTCGAGGCCCGTGTCGGCGAGATCCCGACCGACCGGCACATCGCGGTCGTCTGCCGCTCCGGCCACCGGTCGGGCATCGCGACCCAGGCGCTCCTGCGCGGCGGGTTCGCGGCATCCAACATCACGGGCGGCATGCACGCCTGGTCGGAGATGGGCGGCGACGTCGTCACCGACGACGGGCAGCCCGGCCGCGTCGCCTGA
- a CDS encoding replication-associated recombination protein A, translating to MTDTRPGLRSGATPLAVRMRPRSLDEVTGQRHLLTPGSPLVSLASDVAGEQGSVSIILWGPPGTGKTTLAQAIAHGSSRRFVELSAVTAGVRDVRQVMEKALSDRDLFGVSTVLFLDEIHRFTKAQQDALLPGVENGWVILIAATTENPSFSVISPLLSRSLLLTLEQLDDDDLGVLVDRAVADDRGLGGRFSLDDDARAMIIRLASGDARRALTALEAAAVSAQADASGKARAASEDDEDGDADEDDDEGGDAAPAEDPAPIPISTEQVALAVDRALLRYDRNGDEHYDVISAFIKSIRGSDVDAALHYLARMIEAGEDPRFIARRIIVSASEDIGLADPQALVVAVAAADAVQLIGMPEGRIPLAQAVVHLATAPKSNASYLGIDQAIADVRAGAFGRVPLHLRDAHYPGAKRLGHGRGYRYPHDADIGVVTQQYLPDELVGRTYYSPTQHGHERDLSARLEKLRRIVRGG from the coding sequence ATGACCGACACGCGACCGGGCCTCCGTTCGGGGGCGACGCCCCTGGCCGTCCGGATGCGTCCCCGCAGCCTCGACGAGGTCACCGGTCAGCGTCATCTCCTGACACCCGGCTCGCCCCTCGTGAGCCTCGCCTCGGACGTGGCGGGGGAGCAGGGCTCGGTCTCGATCATCCTGTGGGGCCCGCCCGGCACGGGCAAGACGACGCTCGCGCAGGCCATCGCGCACGGATCCAGCCGCCGATTCGTCGAGCTCTCGGCCGTGACCGCGGGCGTCCGCGACGTGCGGCAGGTGATGGAGAAGGCGCTGAGCGACCGCGACCTCTTCGGCGTCTCGACCGTGCTCTTCCTCGACGAGATCCACCGCTTCACCAAGGCCCAGCAGGACGCGCTGCTGCCGGGCGTGGAGAACGGGTGGGTGATCCTCATCGCGGCCACCACCGAGAACCCGTCGTTCTCCGTCATCTCCCCGCTGCTGTCCCGCAGCCTCCTCCTGACCCTGGAGCAGCTCGACGACGACGACCTCGGCGTGCTGGTCGACCGCGCGGTCGCCGACGACCGGGGCCTGGGCGGGCGGTTCTCCCTCGACGACGACGCGCGGGCGATGATCATCCGGCTCGCGTCGGGGGACGCGCGACGCGCGCTGACGGCGCTCGAGGCGGCGGCCGTGTCGGCCCAGGCGGACGCGTCGGGCAAGGCGCGCGCGGCGTCAGAGGATGACGAGGACGGCGACGCGGACGAGGACGATGACGAGGGCGGCGACGCGGCTCCCGCCGAGGATCCCGCGCCCATCCCCATCTCCACCGAGCAGGTCGCGCTCGCGGTCGACCGCGCGCTGCTCCGCTACGACCGCAACGGCGACGAGCACTACGACGTCATCAGCGCGTTCATCAAGTCGATCCGCGGATCCGACGTCGACGCCGCGCTGCACTACCTCGCCCGCATGATCGAGGCGGGGGAGGACCCGCGCTTCATCGCCCGGCGGATCATCGTCTCGGCCTCCGAGGACATCGGGCTCGCCGACCCGCAGGCGCTCGTCGTCGCGGTGGCCGCCGCCGACGCGGTGCAGCTCATCGGCATGCCCGAGGGGCGGATCCCGCTGGCGCAGGCGGTCGTGCACCTCGCGACCGCGCCCAAGTCGAACGCCTCCTACCTCGGCATCGACCAGGCGATCGCGGACGTGCGCGCCGGCGCCTTCGGCCGCGTGCCCCTGCACCTCCGCGACGCGCACTACCCGGGCGCGAAGCGGCTCGGCCACGGCAGGGGCTACCGCTACCCGCACGACGCGGACATCGGCGTCGTCACCCAGCAGTACCTGCCGGACGAGCTCGTCGGACGCACCTACTACTCGCCCACGCAGCACGGGCACGAGCGCGACCTGTCCGCCCGGCTGGAGAAGCTGCGGCGCATCGTCCGCGGCGGCTGA
- the secF gene encoding protein translocase subunit SecF: MAGFSEFGNDLYTGKRSFDIVGRRRLWYAIAAICILVSILGPLLRGGFTFGIEFTGGSEYTVSGVQSQSQDIASEAVATVTPVPARVSSVGSDAVRVQTDQLQPEDSTAVRQALATAYGVETSSVTESFIGPSWGQDITRQALWGLVVFLALAAVVMSVYFRTWKMSVAAIIALLHDLVLTAGIYGITGFEVTPAAVIGFLTILGYSLYDTVVVFDKIRENTAEDGQESRRTFGQSVNLAVNQTLVRSINTSIVAILPVGSILFIGAVVLGAGTLRDIALSLFIGIIVGTYSTIFIAAPLYAHLREGEPKVKRGDALAASAASRAQAERAAVAVES, encoded by the coding sequence ATGGCTGGCTTCTCCGAGTTCGGCAACGACCTCTACACGGGCAAGCGCTCGTTCGACATCGTCGGCCGCCGGCGCCTCTGGTACGCGATCGCGGCGATCTGCATCCTCGTCTCCATCCTCGGCCCGCTCCTGCGGGGCGGCTTCACGTTCGGCATCGAGTTCACGGGCGGATCCGAGTACACGGTGAGCGGCGTGCAGTCGCAGTCGCAGGACATCGCCAGCGAAGCCGTCGCCACCGTGACGCCCGTGCCGGCGCGGGTCTCGTCCGTCGGGTCGGACGCCGTCCGCGTCCAGACCGACCAGCTGCAGCCCGAGGACAGCACCGCCGTCCGCCAGGCGCTCGCGACCGCGTACGGCGTCGAGACGTCGAGCGTCACCGAGTCCTTCATCGGGCCGTCGTGGGGCCAGGACATCACCCGCCAGGCGCTCTGGGGGCTCGTGGTGTTCCTCGCGCTGGCGGCGGTCGTCATGTCGGTCTACTTCCGCACGTGGAAGATGTCGGTCGCCGCGATCATCGCGCTGCTGCACGACCTCGTCCTCACCGCCGGCATCTACGGCATCACGGGCTTCGAGGTCACGCCGGCCGCGGTCATCGGCTTCCTCACGATCCTCGGGTACTCGCTCTACGACACCGTCGTGGTGTTCGACAAGATCCGCGAGAACACCGCGGAGGACGGGCAGGAGTCGAGGCGGACCTTCGGGCAGTCGGTGAACCTCGCGGTGAACCAGACCCTGGTGCGCTCGATCAACACCTCCATCGTCGCCATCCTGCCGGTCGGCTCGATCCTCTTCATCGGCGCCGTCGTGCTCGGCGCCGGCACGCTGCGCGACATCGCCCTGTCCCTGTTCATCGGCATCATCGTCGGCACCTACTCGACGATCTTCATCGCGGCCCCGCTCTACGCGCACCTCCGCGAGGGCGAGCCCAAGGTGAAGCGCGGGGACGCCCTCGCGGCGTCGGCCGCGAGCCGGGCGCAGGCGGAGCGCGCCGCCGTGGCGGTGGAGTCGTGA
- a CDS encoding DUF349 domain-containing protein: MADNDQTPWGRVDETGTVFLREGDGERAVGQYPDGTPEEALAYFQRKFTDLAGQVTLLEQRAKRGAPAADVSKAVAHLIEAVTGANAVGDLAALRARLDVLAATVGELTEKQGEEQRQVVQGAIAERTAIVEETERLATQDFSKVQWKQLTAEVDALFGRWQQHQQTGPRLPKTDANELWKRFRTARSTIDTERKAFFAELDNAHKDARSKKQAIVEQARALEPQGVGGIPAYRRLLDEWKLAGRAGKRYDDALWAQFKAAGDVLYGAKAEVDAADDEEQQANLQAKLALLDEAEPILQITERTAARDKLTAVQLRWDAIGRVPRDSVKTVEDRLRKVETHVRTLDEEFWRKNNPETKARSEGLASQLGAAIDKLQRELDAAKADGDARRIKDAEEALAARRVWLDALGS; the protein is encoded by the coding sequence GTGGCTGACAACGATCAGACCCCCTGGGGCCGCGTCGACGAGACGGGCACCGTCTTCCTCCGCGAGGGCGACGGCGAACGCGCCGTCGGCCAGTACCCCGACGGGACCCCCGAGGAGGCGCTGGCCTACTTCCAGCGCAAGTTCACCGACCTCGCGGGCCAGGTCACGCTCCTGGAGCAGCGCGCCAAGCGCGGCGCACCCGCTGCCGACGTCTCCAAGGCCGTCGCGCACCTCATCGAGGCCGTCACCGGCGCGAACGCCGTCGGCGACCTCGCCGCCCTGCGCGCCCGGCTCGACGTCCTCGCCGCCACCGTCGGCGAGCTCACCGAGAAGCAGGGCGAGGAGCAGCGGCAGGTGGTGCAGGGCGCCATCGCCGAGCGGACCGCCATCGTCGAGGAGACCGAGCGCCTCGCGACGCAGGACTTCTCGAAGGTCCAGTGGAAGCAGCTGACCGCCGAGGTCGACGCGCTGTTCGGCCGCTGGCAGCAGCACCAGCAGACGGGACCGCGTCTGCCCAAGACCGACGCGAACGAGCTCTGGAAGCGCTTCCGCACCGCGCGCTCCACCATCGACACTGAGCGGAAGGCGTTCTTCGCCGAGCTCGACAACGCCCACAAGGACGCCCGCTCGAAGAAGCAGGCCATCGTCGAGCAGGCGCGTGCGCTCGAGCCGCAGGGCGTCGGCGGGATCCCCGCGTACCGTCGTCTCCTCGACGAGTGGAAGCTCGCGGGGCGCGCGGGCAAGCGGTACGACGACGCGCTGTGGGCGCAGTTCAAGGCCGCCGGCGACGTCCTGTACGGCGCCAAGGCCGAGGTCGACGCCGCGGACGACGAGGAGCAGCAGGCCAACCTCCAGGCCAAGCTCGCCCTCCTCGACGAGGCCGAGCCGATCCTGCAGATCACGGAGCGCACGGCGGCGCGCGACAAGCTCACCGCCGTCCAGCTGCGCTGGGACGCCATCGGTCGCGTCCCGCGGGACAGCGTCAAGACCGTCGAGGATCGGCTGCGCAAGGTCGAGACCCACGTCCGCACCCTGGACGAGGAGTTCTGGCGCAAGAACAACCCGGAGACCAAGGCGCGCTCCGAGGGGCTCGCCTCGCAGCTCGGCGCCGCGATCGACAAGCTGCAGCGCGAGCTCGATGCGGCCAAGGCCGACGGAGACGCGCGACGCATCAAGGACGCCGAGGAGGCGCTCGCCGCCCGCCGCGTCTGGCTGGACGCGCTCGGCTCGTAG
- a CDS encoding type IV toxin-antitoxin system AbiEi family antitoxin, translating to MPPRLAPVLSVLDLPLAELCSARLDGEVYEVDACYSPVDELASPWLRAAALATQVPSRLIAERSTAAWVHGAVRTPPRTHEYCVDSVARCHPPALRNVRIREVVLDDRDTVVLAGLRVTTPLRTLCDIARTVADFTPIHEAACLGLLALPGVTDSAAREHLAASGALPDKRRALTRLDALARRGASAVPAGSAGGADPVSRR from the coding sequence ATGCCACCCCGCCTCGCGCCCGTCCTGTCCGTCCTCGACCTCCCGCTCGCCGAGCTCTGCTCCGCCCGCCTCGACGGCGAGGTGTACGAGGTCGACGCCTGCTACTCCCCCGTGGACGAGCTGGCCTCGCCCTGGCTCCGCGCCGCGGCCCTCGCCACGCAGGTACCCTCGCGCCTCATCGCCGAGAGGTCGACGGCGGCCTGGGTGCACGGCGCCGTCCGCACCCCGCCCCGGACGCACGAGTACTGCGTCGACAGCGTCGCGCGCTGCCACCCGCCGGCGCTGCGCAACGTGCGCATCCGCGAGGTCGTGCTCGACGATCGCGACACGGTCGTGCTGGCCGGCCTCCGCGTCACGACCCCGCTGCGGACCCTGTGCGACATCGCGCGCACGGTCGCCGACTTCACGCCGATCCACGAGGCCGCGTGCCTCGGTCTGCTGGCGCTGCCCGGGGTGACGGACTCGGCCGCCCGCGAGCACCTCGCGGCCTCCGGCGCGCTTCCCGACAAGCGCCGCGCGCTGACGCGCCTCGACGCCCTGGCCCGCCGCGGCGCATCGGCGGTTCCCGCGGGGAGCGCCGGTGGAGCGGATCCGGTCAGCCGCCGTTGA
- a CDS encoding dioxygenase, whose protein sequence is MAPKNDRAAREAQARLRRYAARQELHARAVRRRRRDDLAAVVAVVVVAALAIGAQLAYESGPGAPAPVPASSTPTSPDAPAPTTPDVTPTADPAPVPEATPTP, encoded by the coding sequence GTGGCCCCGAAGAACGACCGCGCAGCCCGCGAGGCGCAGGCCCGGCTCCGCCGCTACGCGGCCCGTCAGGAGCTCCACGCACGGGCCGTCCGACGCCGTCGCCGCGACGACCTGGCGGCGGTCGTCGCCGTGGTCGTCGTCGCCGCCCTCGCCATCGGGGCGCAGCTCGCCTACGAGTCGGGTCCCGGAGCTCCCGCACCGGTGCCGGCGTCCTCCACCCCCACGTCCCCCGACGCCCCCGCGCCGACGACGCCCGACGTCACCCCGACCGCCGACCCCGCCCCCGTGCCGGAGGCGACCCCGACACCCTGA